The proteins below are encoded in one region of Halalkalicoccus jeotgali B3:
- a CDS encoding encapsulin, whose translation MSTQDYYMNDGQTGLDGQGLNQTAKGQMGGSVRDQLNANSAEERDELRVNASSLPPAILDSIDDTVMAPMYDNLVLVQLFEEAELTHDLQWWETETSWGIRGRMNEAEHSSDLMTRSEEGALAQGREGIAVPYTIKDYRIPQAQIEKAIAYGTDIEAQYAEGAGESASELLEDTMLYGSRIQLTTQQGYTLGCPGMLNVEGRLQQPTSGTWDDGPTAKNDVLEGIGQLKDRKYYAEGSGMWLLTATKQDTYFNRDYETTAINDTSTRDRLEEISDLDRIVHVPRMPDGEAVLFKPSPQVIDMARLPDGPLNLSWDSHGGVVNQFKLYHLLAPRIKHNQDGNTGIVHFAGAGTDSEA comes from the coding sequence ATGAGCACTCAGGACTACTACATGAATGACGGGCAGACAGGACTCGATGGACAGGGACTCAATCAGACCGCCAAGGGGCAGATGGGCGGCAGCGTTCGAGACCAGCTCAACGCCAACTCGGCCGAAGAACGCGACGAACTTCGCGTCAATGCATCGTCGCTCCCGCCGGCCATCCTCGACTCGATCGACGATACGGTCATGGCCCCGATGTACGACAACCTCGTCCTCGTGCAGTTGTTCGAGGAGGCGGAGCTGACCCACGACCTCCAGTGGTGGGAGACCGAAACCTCGTGGGGGATCCGTGGGCGGATGAATGAGGCCGAGCACTCTTCGGATCTCATGACTCGCAGCGAAGAGGGCGCACTCGCACAGGGTCGTGAAGGGATTGCCGTGCCCTACACGATCAAGGACTACCGCATCCCACAGGCCCAGATCGAGAAGGCGATCGCCTACGGCACGGACATCGAGGCACAGTACGCCGAAGGTGCGGGCGAGAGCGCGTCCGAGCTCCTCGAAGACACGATGCTCTACGGGTCGCGCATCCAGTTGACGACCCAGCAGGGCTACACGCTTGGCTGCCCTGGTATGCTGAACGTCGAAGGGCGGCTTCAGCAGCCCACGTCCGGGACGTGGGACGATGGTCCGACGGCGAAGAACGACGTCCTCGAAGGCATCGGTCAGCTGAAAGACCGGAAGTACTACGCTGAGGGGTCGGGCATGTGGCTGCTCACTGCGACGAAGCAGGACACGTACTTCAACCGCGATTACGAGACCACCGCAATCAACGACACCTCGACCCGGGATCGTCTCGAGGAAATCTCGGATCTTGACCGAATCGTCCACGTTCCGCGGATGCCCGACGGCGAGGCGGTCCTGTTCAAGCCCAGTCCGCAGGTCATCGACATGGCGCGTCTTCCCGACGGCCCACTCAACCTCTCGTGGGATAGCCATGGTGGCGTCGTGAACCAGTTCAAACTCTACCACCTGCTCGCGCCCAGGATCAAGCACAA